A window of Desulfurella sp. contains these coding sequences:
- a CDS encoding electron transfer flavoprotein subunit alpha/FixB family protein: MIKQDITQYKNVWVFIEHNEGKIERVSLELLSKGAELAKDLGCEVCAFTVGDKVEQFAKEVGEYGAKKFYIIENSALKEYRTEPWRDAIVYLIDKYKPEVALVGATTLGRDLAGTVATKLSTGLTADTTALDIDPSTKNLLMTRPTFGGNLMATIFCPDNRPQMSTVRPGVFKAVKNPTKPEIIKEKYDITEDKIVKKIIEKVQTGEEKVNLSFYEVIVAGGKGMGKKENLKLLEDLANVLGGTWAVSRKVVQAGWAPQSRQVGQTGQTVHPKIYIAAGISGAVQHVAGMKSSDIIIAINTDPEAPIFEVATYGIVGDCLQVLPKMTEMFKQKLVK; the protein is encoded by the coding sequence ATGATTAAGCAAGATATAACACAATATAAAAATGTATGGGTTTTTATAGAACACAATGAAGGCAAGATTGAAAGAGTATCTCTTGAATTGCTTAGTAAAGGTGCAGAACTTGCAAAAGATCTTGGTTGCGAAGTATGTGCATTCACTGTTGGAGATAAGGTTGAGCAATTTGCAAAAGAAGTTGGTGAATATGGTGCAAAAAAGTTTTATATAATCGAAAATTCAGCATTGAAAGAGTACAGAACAGAGCCGTGGAGAGATGCAATAGTATATTTAATTGACAAGTATAAACCGGAAGTTGCTTTAGTGGGAGCCACTACACTTGGTAGAGATCTGGCTGGTACTGTAGCAACAAAATTATCAACAGGTTTAACAGCAGACACTACAGCCTTAGATATTGATCCTTCAACCAAAAACCTTTTAATGACACGACCCACATTTGGTGGTAACCTTATGGCAACAATATTTTGCCCAGATAACAGACCCCAAATGTCAACAGTGCGACCAGGTGTTTTTAAAGCTGTAAAAAATCCTACAAAACCAGAGATAATAAAAGAGAAATACGATATTACAGAAGATAAAATAGTAAAGAAAATTATCGAAAAAGTCCAAACAGGTGAAGAAAAGGTAAATTTGAGTTTTTATGAAGTAATTGTTGCTGGCGGCAAAGGTATGGGCAAAAAAGAAAATTTAAAATTGCTCGAAGATCTGGCAAATGTTCTTGGTGGTACCTGGGCGGTTTCAAGAAAAGTGGTTCAGGCTGGTTGGGCACCACAATCAAGACAGGTAGGACAAACTGGTCAGACTGTACACCCAAAAATTTATATAGCAGCAGGTATTTCTGGTGCTGTGCAGCACGTTGCTGGTATGAAATCCTCAGATATTATAATAGCAATAAATACAGATCCAGAAGCGCCGATATTTGAAGTGGCTACATATGGGATAGTTGGCGATTGTTTACAAGTATTACCAAAAATGACAGAGATGTTTAAACAAAAGTTGGTTAAATAG